Within the Pirellulales bacterium genome, the region GAATCATGAATCTGCGGCCGGAAAATGTCAGTTATTTAGCGCTGGCGGCAAATCGGTTGGGACCAATCGCCGATTCGCGCATCGAACAACGCGGTGAAAGGTGGCAGGACTTGGTCAGCCCGTTTTCGATCATCGATAGCCCTCATTTGCGCTCGTTGCCGCTCGATCCAGGCGCGTTGATTTCCTAGTGGGACCGGCATTCCTGCCTATCGAATTCGCGTCGACGACGGGCAGGAATGCCGGCACTACGGGCTTCGCTCCAAATTTGACGTAAAGAATCGCCTCCTACCATTGCAAGACTCTAAAATGCACCGTGGCCAGCCGACAAACGTTGCCATCTTTGCCGCGGTCGCACTGCTGGCGATCCTCGCAGCGCCAATGGTTCTCGGCCGCGTTTATATGGCCGACGATCTCGGCGAATTTCATCTTCCGTTAAGAGAGTTCTATGCCAATCAGCTCTCGCGCAATGAACCGTTCGATTGGTGTCCCGATTTGTATTGCGGCTTTTACTTGACTGGCGAAGGCCAAGTTGGAGCTTACCATCCACTACATTGGTTGCTGTATCGCACGCTGCCGCTGACCTTGGCGTTCGATTTGGAATGCTGGTTGAGTTATCCGGCGATGCTGGCCGGCATGGTAGTGCTGCTCGTGCGTCTGAGACTGCGATTTCCGGCCGCGATGTTTGGCGCAATCTCCTTTACGTTTGGCAGTTTCAACTTCATGCACTTCGTACACCCGAATGCAATCGCGGTCATCGCTCATTTGCCGTGGTTGTTGTGGGCCATCGACGTGATGCTTCGCGACGATGACGCGCGTCGCCGCAGTTTGGCTTGGGCGGCGGTTGTGGCTCTGACCGGGTCGCAGTTGCTACTGGGTTACCCGCAATACGTGTTTTTCTCGCTCATGGTGGAAGCCGGCTACGTGGCATTCTCGCAATGCCTGTTTTGCGCTCGAAATAACGCGGCCGGATCCAGCAATTTACCCTTGAGAACGCCTGCGCCGACTTCGCGGTGCTCGCGGATTGCAATAAGTTCATTATCCTGGCTGGCAGCCATCGCGGTCGCCGCGTTCATTGGCGGCGTGCAATTGCTGCCAACCTTCGATGCATTGCAGCACTCCGTCCGGAAATTGCCTGCCGCGGAATTGACGGACCCCGGTTCGTTGCATCCACTCAATCTGGTGCAGTGGATCGGACCGTATTTGTTCAATCATCGCGTCGCCGGACAGAACACGCATGAATTGGCGATCTACCTTGGCGCTGCTCCGCTCGTGCTAGCGATTCTCGGCGCATACGGCGGAATGCGGCAAAAGCGATACCGCCCCACGGTCATCGCAGCGCTGACGGGCGCGCTATTCGGGTTGCTGTGGTCGCTGGGCATCAATGGCCCAATGGGTTGGCTGCAAACGCACTTCCCCTTGATTGACAGATTTCGCCTGCCGTGTCGGGCGATGATGATTGTTCAATTGGCCACCGCAACGCTGGCGGCGGTTGGATTTGAACTGTTGATGCGGCAAGTTGCACTTCGGTGCAATACAAAATCTAGTCCTGCCAGTCGTACGGTTGGTTCGACACTGCTTGCTACGCAGCACTTGTCGATGTTGATACTTGTCAGTTTATTCGCAGCCGCAATGGCTCCATTGTTTTGGCCCGAACACGCTTCGATTTGGACCTGTCGAATGGTGGGACCGGCGTTAATTGCAATCGCGGTGACATCGTCACAATTCGCAGCGCGCGGCAAGACATGGGCATTGACGGTGCTGTTCGTGCTGGCGGCTGCGGATTTATGCTCCTATGGCATAAGCCACATCATCGTCGGCCATACGGCTTCGCTCGATGCTTTCATCCAATCGACGAATACGCCGCCTGGCAAGCCCGAAGGTCGAGTTGCGCTCGATCTCGTTGCCGGAACCGAGGCCGCTCCCGGCGATCGCGGCGTCCGTGTTGGCAATCGGATTCTGCTCGCGGGCTGGATGCGCGTCGATGGTTACGCCGGATTGGAACCTTCGCGGCGATTGGATTACCGACAACCGGCCGCGCTTCGCTTGGCCGGCGCAAGCTGGAA harbors:
- a CDS encoding YfhO family protein, producing MQDSKMHRGQPTNVAIFAAVALLAILAAPMVLGRVYMADDLGEFHLPLREFYANQLSRNEPFDWCPDLYCGFYLTGEGQVGAYHPLHWLLYRTLPLTLAFDLECWLSYPAMLAGMVVLLVRLRLRFPAAMFGAISFTFGSFNFMHFVHPNAIAVIAHLPWLLWAIDVMLRDDDARRRSLAWAAVVALTGSQLLLGYPQYVFFSLMVEAGYVAFSQCLFCARNNAAGSSNLPLRTPAPTSRCSRIAISSLSWLAAIAVAAFIGGVQLLPTFDALQHSVRKLPAAELTDPGSLHPLNLVQWIGPYLFNHRVAGQNTHELAIYLGAAPLVLAILGAYGGMRQKRYRPTVIAALTGALFGLLWSLGINGPMGWLQTHFPLIDRFRLPCRAMMIVQLATATLAAVGFELLMRQVALRCNTKSSPASRTVGSTLLATQHLSMLILVSLFAAAMAPLFWPEHASIWTCRMVGPALIAIAVTSSQFAARGKTWALTVLFVLAAADLCSYGISHIIVGHTASLDAFIQSTNTPPGKPEGRVALDLVAGTEAAPGDRGVRVGNRILLAGWMRVDGYAGLEPSRRLDYRQPAALRLAGASWKLQNPSDPTSWIRLSEERPRAWLVTSVIQGQGFTADLDALATGQAAVVDEHLELPAGMPGQVIVGRDRPGEFVCQTTCKTRQLLFVNESYHSGWQAQIDGRYAEVLRVNADFLGVAVPAGEHEIRLQFRPVSLKIGRLLSGCGLGLLVAALLMATGHTRRQ